Below is a genomic region from Henckelia pumila isolate YLH828 chromosome 3, ASM3356847v2, whole genome shotgun sequence.
CAAATACCTCCATGTTAAGAGGAAGACCCCTCCCTAACCACTCTTCCTGCCATTTCTCTATCAACTCATTAGAAATTTAGCAGCctttgaatttcttactgccatCACAACATTCACCCCTGCTTCCGCCAATTGCCTGTTGTAGAATACGATATCAGATCCTTTGTATCAAATGCTGAAAACTGGTCACTGTGGCCATACTTAAATTTCCCAAGTTGAAGACCAGAAATTCCTCGGAAAAATCATCTGCCTTCAGCATCAACATCATATTCCATAAAAATTACAGCTAAAGTAAGCATGCGTATCAAAGAAAATGTATATAACAAACAGTACACTTAGAAAAACCTAGCGATTTCTTTGCCGATCCCGGAGGTGGAACCCGTAACAATGAAGGTGAGGTCATTGATAAGAGGAAGGGGCATCGGGTTCTGCAAATGGCTAGCGAGAATCCTCTGCAACAGCATCTCGTAAAAAATATAAAACCAACCGGTTAGCCAATCAAGTAGTTCATGGAGACAATAATTTAGAAACACCAAAAATTGAAAGCCCTAAGTAATCCCCTAAACCACAGGAGTTTGCTATGCCCTGAACAGAAATTCAATATGGTCAAGTGAAATGACTTAGCTTTTGCACATGAGATATATACTCATCGTATAAAGCTTAAAAAAGCAAAAGGAAAATCCCAAAGCCCGAGAATCGTCATTTCCTCCCAAATTACCTGGATCTGAAAATCATAAAAGCACATGCATTTAACCACCGGAGTAAGACCACAATTTCACACAACTGAGGGTAAAAGAATAAGCAAAACTAAAATTAAGACTTGATTTATTAAGATCGCAAACATAAAAACTAAAACTAAGCTACTCAATTAACCAAAACTCTTGGAGCATTTAGAACATTGTAGGACACAACACCAACTAAATCAAGTACCGAAAACCTCAAACATGAAACATCCCAAAATTTCCATTATGAGACAAAGGCCGAAATCACTCCTCCTTAAACTAGTTTCTCCTCTTTCTGAAGTTCCAGAAATTCTTGAACTTTGGCTTCTGAGTCGACAAAGGCTTTTTCTATCTGAGTCAGTGACATCTGTTTCTGGACTGTTTAAAGCTCGAATAGTGTTTCTTATGCAAggatttcttgttcttgttggACTACTTTCCTCTCGAGTTGCTTTAGTAGTAGTATCCGAGGTAGTCACTGCTTTTCTTGCCTCAACTTCTTTTGGAAATAGGAGCTGAATTGTATTCCACAGAACTGTGTTCACGGTGCAGTACCTCCAATTGATGCTACATATAAGA
It encodes:
- the LOC140891030 gene encoding uncharacterized protein isoform X1; protein product: MRMWCHMGRSVWRYVMNLVLHLVDTESESFNFRIGCFCKQCLHYSAGKCGKRCPKCMQLISINWRYCTVNTVLWNTIQLLFPKEVEARKAVTTSDTTTKATREESSPTRTRNPCIRNTIRALNSPETDVTDSDRKSLCRLRSQSSRISGTSERGETSLRRSDFGLCLIMEILGCFMFEVFDPGNLGGNDDSRALGFSFCFFKLYTMSIYLMCKS
- the LOC140891030 gene encoding uncharacterized protein isoform X5, whose product is MNLVLHLVDTAGKCGKRCPKCMQLISINWRYCTVNTVLWNTIQLLFPKEVEARKAVTTSDTTTKATREESSPTRTRNPCIRNTIRALNSPETDVTDSDRKSLCRLRSQSSRISGTSERGETSLRRSDFGLCLIMEILGCFMFEVFDPGNLGGNDDSRALGFSFCFFKLYTMSIYLMCKS
- the LOC140891030 gene encoding uncharacterized protein isoform X4 → MRMWCHMGRSVWRYVMNLVLHLVDTAGKCGKRCPKCMQLISINWRYCTVNTVLWNTIQLLFPKEVEARKAVTTSDTTTKATREESSPTRTRNPCIRNTIRALNSPETDVTDSDRKSLCRLRSQSSRISGTSERGETSLRRSDFGLCLIMEILGCFMFEVFDPGNLGGNDDSRALGFSFCFFKLYTMSIYLMCKS
- the LOC140891030 gene encoding uncharacterized protein isoform X3 — encoded protein: MNLVLHLVDTESESFNFRIGCFCKQCLHYSAGKCGKRCPKCMQLISINWRYCTVNTVLWNTIQLLFPKEVEARKAVTTSDTTTKATREESSPTRTRNPCIRNTIRALNSPETDVTDSDRKSLCRLRSQSSRISGTSERGETSLRRSDFGLCLIMEILGCFMFEVFDPGNLGGNDDSRALGFSFCFFKLYTMSIYLMCKS
- the LOC140891030 gene encoding uncharacterized protein isoform X2 — encoded protein: MRMWCHMGRSVWRYVMNLVLHLVDTESESFNFRIGCFCKQCLHYSAGKCGKRCPKCMQLISINWRYCTVNTVLWNTIQLLFPKEVEARKAVTTSDTTTKATREESSPTRTRNPCIRNTIRALNSPETDVTDSDRKSLCRLRSQSSRISGTSERGETSLRRSDFGLCLIMEILGCFMFEIQVIWEEMTILGLWDFPFAFLSFIR